The Kutzneria kofuensis genome includes the window GTCAGGTTCACCGTGTACGCCGGGTTGATCGGCGTGCGGGTGGAGTCGGTGGGCGGCGGCGGGTTCCCGGTGCCGGTGGTCAGCGCGAAGTCGTCCAGCGCGAAGTTGGTGGCCAGGCTGGAGTCCTCGCGGCCGGTCAGGGTCAGCGTCACCGTCTGGCCGAGGTAGCGCGAGACGTCGAAGCTGCGCTGGACGTAGCCGGTGTTCTTGTCCAGGTTGGAGTAGCTGGCCAGGGTGTCGGAGCCGATCTGCACCGCCAGCGTGTCGTACTTCGTGGAGGTGGTCGTCTCCTTGGTGTCGATGTGCGACCAGAAGGTCAGCGTCGCCGACGAGCAGCCGCTCGGCAGCGTCACCGACTGGGACAGCGTGTCGGTGTGCGTGCCGCCGGTGCCGTCCAGCCGCGCGAGACCGGTGCCGCTGTGCGCCGGCTCGGCCGCGGTCGCCGCGCCGATGGTGCCGGTCGATCCGGTCCACGGCGCGGTCCCGGACTCGAAGCCGGCGTTGCCGATCACCTGGTCGCCGCAGGTCGCGGCCTGTGCGGGCGGGGTCACCGCCACAGTAACGAAGAGTCCGACCGCCAGCGTGAGGGCAGCAGGGAACGCCCGGCGTCTCATGGGATTTCCTTTCGTGGCCCCGCCCGTCGGGGACATCGACAGGTTCCCGGCTCGTCCGCACGCCCAACAACCCGCCATCCGTACTGTTTTCGCCCAGCGCAGGACAAACGCGAGGCCCGGACCGGCCGGCGCCCGGGGCCGGCCGGGCGGCGGCCAGGTGATCACCGTCGGCCTGTCGGTCACCGGCACGGCGGTGACCGGCGACCCGTCACAGCGCCGCGTCGACGGCAGGTCCCCGAAAAGTCACTTCAATTGTGAGCACAACCAATTGGATGGCCATGCCGTGTCAATGTCGAGTTTTGCCACTACCTGAACCTTGCGTCGGCCGAAGTGATGCGAGTAAGGCTGGATCGGTACGAAAATGCGACACACTTCGGGTGACGCAGATTGTTCTGTTGAGAGCTCAGATATGTCGAGCGTTCAGAGCAACGAAGGGAAGGAAAGTGCGTAAGGGTTCATGGCGGGCCGGCGCGACGCTGGCCATCGCCCTGCTTTCGATTCTGGTCCTCGGACCGACGGGCATTGCGAATGCGGGAGCGGTGTCGCCCGCGCAGCCGAGTGCGGGCTGGTTCGAGATCGTCAACGTGAACAGCGGCAAATGTCTCGACGTCCGCACCGAAACCGGCCTGTACAGCAACGGCGCGCACATCCAGCAGTACAGCTGCGGCGACGCCGCGGGCCAGAAGTGGTGGGTCTGGGACGTGGGCAACGGATACTACAAGATATCGAACGAGGCGAGCGGCAAGTGCCTCAATGTCGTTGGCGGATGGGTAGGCTGGGGAGTTCCTATCGAGCAGTGGGACTGCTCGCAGGCGACCACGTCCGCGACCTGGAAAATCATCCGAGTGGCGGACTTCCCCACCCCCGTCTACGAGTTCGTCACCCAGACGGGCGGGCTTTGCCTCGATGTTCCGAACGCGTCCACCGCGAACGAGGTGCGGCTGCAGACGTGGGGATGTAACGGCACCGTCGCACAGCAGTTCACGTTCCGCTAGACAAGCGCGGACGACCATCGACCGCTTTTCCCATTCTGATGCGCGCCCCGTCTCCGCTCCGGCGGAGGCGGGGTTTCACGCCGGCTGGTGAGTCAGCCGACCTCGAGCTCGTGCAGCCGGGCCTCGACCGACAGCGCCGGCTCGTCGGCGCCGAAGGTCTGCCACAGCGCGAGCGCCCGCCCCAGGTGCACGCGCGCGGCGGCGCGGTTGGAGTAGCCGATGTCGAGCTCGCCGAGGAGTTGCCAGCAGCTGGCCTCCCCCATCCGGTCGCCGTCCCGCTGGAACCAGGTCGCGGCCCGGGTCAGCACGACGGCGGTCTGCACGCCGTCGCGCCGCCCGGCGTAGACCTGCCCCATCCGCAGCAGGGTGTAGGCGAGGCAGCGCTCGTCGCCGAGCTGTTCGAACATGTCGTGCGCGGCCCGCAGGTAGTCCAGTGCGCGGTCCGAGGACAGCTGGCTCATCTCCCGCAGCACAACGGCTTCCCGGTGGACGTCGCCGGTCTGCCGTGACAGCCGCAGGGCGCTCTCGAACCAGGTCTCGGCCTCGGCGGCGGAGCCCCGCGCGAGGTGGATGACGGCGATGCCGTTGCGCAGCTGCGCCTCGATGTGCCGGTCCCCCGCCGCGATCACCAGGTCCAGGGCCAGCTTGGCGTGGTCGAGGGCGTCGTCGTGGCGGCCGCGGAAGCGTTCGATCGTGGCGAGCGCCCCGGTGGCCAAGGCCTCGCCGCGACGGTCACCCAGTTGCCGGTAGAGCTCCAAGGCGCGGTGCAGGTTCGGAATCGCGGCGTCGAACTGGTCACGGTAGATCTGCACCTGCGCGAGTTCGGTCAGCAACACGGCCTCGCCACGCGGGTTGCCGGCCTCGCGCACCGCGCCGAGGGCGATCTCGTGGCCCCGCGACCAATCCTGGTGCAGGCTGCGCAGGTCGTAGTACGACACCATGGCGGCGGCCAGCTCCCAGGCCAGCTCGTCCAGGCCCCACTCGGCGGCCAGCGCGACGGCGTCCAGGGCGGTGGCCCGTTCGGCCTCGAACCACCCGACCGGGTCCCGCTGGACATCGACCGGCACCGCCACCCGAACGGAAGTGCCGGGAGTGGGCCGGAACAGGCTGGGCGGCAGGTGTTCGGCGGCCCGCTCGGCGAGGTACAGCCAGGCTCCGAGCAGCCGGATCACGGCGTCACGCCTGGTCTCCGTCGGATACGTGCCCACGACCTCGACGGCGAACGCCCGCAGCAGACTGGGCAGCTGGTAGCGGAGCTGGCCGGTCACGTCGGTGTCGACGACCTGGATCAGGTTGGCGTCGAGCAGGACGTCCATGACCTCGTCGGCCTTGGACCGGCCGAGCAGCGGGCCGAGCACCCAGGCCGGCACCGACCGCGCGCACGACAGGCCCAGCAGCGCGAAACCCCGCGCGGCGTCCTCGGGCAGCGATCGCAGGCTCAGCTCGAAGCTCGCCCGCACCCCCGACTCCCCCACCCTCAGCTCGTCCAGCCGCTGCGACTCGTCGTCGAGACGCTCCCGCAGCACCCGTAACGGCCATTTGGCGCGGCCGGCGAGCTTGCCGCCGGAGATCCGGATCGCCAGCGGCAGATATCCGCAGGCCCGCAGGATCGCCTCGGCGTGCTCGGGTTCCGCCGCGACACGGGCCTCGCCGACGATGGCCGTGAACAGCTCGCGGGCCGCCTCGGGCTCGAAGACGTCCAGCTCGACATGCCGGGCCCCGGGCAGGTCGGCGAGGGATCTTCGGGTGGTGACCAGCACGGCGCAGTTGCCGTTCGGCGGCAGCAGCGGCCGCACCTGGCCGGCGTCCGAAGCGTCGTCGAGCACGAGCAGCATCCGTCTTCGGGCCAGCAGCGAGCGGTACAACGCCGCCCGCGCGTTCACGTCGTCGGGAACCCACTCGCCACGAACACCCAGCGCCCCAAGCACCTCGGCCAGCAGCATGGCGGGATCCCGCGGCCGGGCCGAGGTGCCGCCGAGGTCGAGGTAGAGCTGCCCGTCCGAGAACCGGGGACGGACCGCGTGCGCGGCGTGCACGGCAAGGCTGGACTTGCCGACGCCCGGACCACCGACCAGCACGGCGACGGGCGGCGGCCCGCTCTCCGAGCCCGCGGACAGGGCGTCGACGACGCGCGCCACGGTGTCGGCACGGCCGGTGAAATCGGGAATGTCCGGCGGCAGCTGATGCACCGGCGCCATGACGGCCGTCTGCCGCACGGCCAGCGCGGGATCGGCGCGCACGATCTGCTCGTACAGGCGCTGCACGGACGAACCGGGGTCGACGCCCAACTCCTCGGCCAGCAGCGAGCGCAGCTCGGTGTAGACGCCGATGGCCTCGGCCTGCCGGCCCTGCCGGTACAGCGCGAGCATCTGCGTCTGCCGCAGGCGTTCCCGCAGCGGATACCGCGCGACGAAGTCGGCCAGGCGGGCCAGCACGGCGCCGTGCTCGCCGCGCGCCAGCTGTGCCTCGGCCCAGTCCTCCAACGCATCGACCCGCGCCTCGGCGAGCCGGTCCGCATCGGCGCGGATCATCGGCGACAGCGGCACGTCCTCGTACGGATCGCCGCGCCACAGCCGGAGAGCCGCGTCCAGGTCCCGGGCGGCCGCCTCGACGTCGCCGGCCCGCAGCGCGGCCCGGCCCCGGTCGGCGAGCACGGCGAACTGGCCGGCGTCGGTGTCCGCCGAGGCGACGTGCAGCCGATAGCCCGGCGACTGCGTGACGAGCAGCTCGGCGCCGAGCAACCGTCGCAGCCGGGCGACATAGCCGTAGATCTGGTTGTCCACCGTCTTCGGCTGACGCTCGCCCCACAGCTCGGCCGCGATCCTGTCGTTCGAGACCACACGATCCCGCTCGACGAGCAGCACGGCCAGCAGCGCCCGCCACTTGGCCGCGGCGATGCGTCGCCATTCGGCGTCGTCGAGGAACTCGACCCGGCCGAGAACCCGAAACCGCATGCGTCCCCTTCAGGCATTACGCCACCTTTGCCGCCAATCTAGGCGACCGGGGCGGCAGCCGGAAACCACTTCGGGTACAGGTCGGCTACACGTGCCGCTGCCAACGTCGACGCCCGCAGGCGAGCGGGGAGGCACGCGGACACATGGGGCGACGGAGATCACGCGGTTTCTGGTGGATCTGGTGGGTGTCGGCGAGTGTGCCGGTCAAGATCACGGCACTGGGGCTGGCCATCGTGATGCTGGGCGGCGTTGTCGCCACGGGCATCGTCGGACCGTTCGGCGGCGGACCGGGCGGCCCGGCCTACGCGCACGGGCCGGCGCAGCGCTGGGGTGCGGCGGCTTCTTCCGGTGCGCCAAGCGGAAAACCCGGCAACCGAGTGTTGCCCGAGTCGCTACGTGGACGCTACCCCTCGTTAACCTGGCGTCCACCTCAGAATGAAGCGACGGTCGAAACACCGCCCGCGGCAACGACTACCGGCTTCGACCCGAAGACCAGCACGGAGATCCCGGCCGCGCGCAGCGCGTACGACACCACGTACGCCAACACCGACGGCACCGAGACCACCGAGTTCTCCACGGTTCCGGTGAACTACCGGACCGCGCAGGGCTGGCGGCCGATCGACACCCGCCTCACCTCGGACGGCCGGTCGGGCTGGCGCAACACCGCCGACTCGGTGGGCCTGGACTTCGCGCCGACGGCCAGCGCCCCGAACCTCGCGACCGTGGACACCGGCGCCAGTCAGCAAGTGTCCTTCGGTCTCGACGGCGCATCCGCCGCCAACGGCACGGTCAGCGACAGCACCATCACCTATCCCGGCGTGAAGCCGCACGTCGACCTCAAGCTGGAGGCACGCCCCGGCGGCGTCAAGGAAACCCTCGTCCTCGACTCGCCGGACGCGCCGACCACGTACGTCTTCCCGTTGCGGCTCAACGGGTTGACGCCGAAGCTGGTCGGCGGCCAGGTCGTGCTGAGCGACGCCGCGGGCGAGACCAAGGCCGTCATTCCCGCCGGCGACATGCTCGACGCCGGCGCCGCCCGGTCGGCCGGCGTGACGTACCGGCTCACGGGTTCGGCGCTGGAGGTGACGCTCGACGCGGTCTGGCTGCACGACCCCGCCCGCCGCTTCCCCGTCCAGGTGGACCCGACGATCAAGATGCCGGTCGACGGCGGCTCCGGCACCGACGCGATGTACGTGCAGGAGGGTGTCGGCTCGGCCAAGGGCGACCAGGACCTGCTCGTCGGCACCGTGAACGGGCACCAGTCGGCGTCGTACGTGAAGTTCAGCGACCTGGTCGGCAAACTCCAGTACCACACCATCTTCGGCGCGCAGCTGTGGATGGTGGAGTACAACTCCGACTCCTGCAAGCCGCGCGAGATCACGGTCGACCCGGTGACCGGCTCGTGGACCGGTGGCTCCGGCTACAGCTGGCCGGGCCCCGCGGTGGGCGGTTCCCTGGCCAGCAAGTCGTTCGCGCACGGCTACATCGCGTTCGGCCACTCCTCCTCGGACTGCCCGACCGCCGGCGAGACGATCAATCTCGGCGCCGCCGGGCGCGACCTGGTGCAGCGCTGGGTGAACGGCGACCAGCCGAACTACGGCCTGTCCATCCGCGGTTCCGACGATTCGTTGTCCGGCAAGTGGTTCACCGGCACCGGCACGGCCAACCCGCCGAAGCTGTACGTCACGCACAGCCCGTACAACGCCTCGTACTCCATCCCGAACCCGGTGCCGAACCCGCCGGTGCTGCAGAACCAGGACGGCAAGATCAAGGTCTCCGTCACCAACAAGAGCGCGGAGTCCTGGGCGCCCGGGAACTACTACCTGGCCTACCGGGCCTACAACGCCACCACCGGCGCTTCCGTCACGCAGCAACGCTCCGCGAACCTCACCAGTACCGTCGCCCGCGGCGGCCGCGTGACGCTCGACGCGACGATCAAGGCGTTGCCGCCGGGGAAGTACTTCCTCGACTTCACCATGGTCCACACCGGCGGCCAGGTCTTCACCGACTACCAGGTGCCACCAGCGCGACTCGTGTTGCAGGTCTTCGACATCCCGCCGGTGGTGCAGGAACTGTATCCGCCCAACGGTTTCCAGGCGCCGACGCTGACGCCGCAGCTGTGGGCGCGGGCGTTGGACATCGACGCGCCGCCGAGTTCGACGCTGCAGTTCAAGTTCCAGGTCTGCCTGCGTGACGACGCCGGCAACCCGACCGGCTGCTCCGATTCCGGTTACCAGACCAAGCAGGCCTGGACCGTGCCGGCCGGCACGGTGAGCTGGACCAAGGCGTACATGTGGCGTGCCTACGTCAAGGACGCCACCAACGAGGTGATCTCGCCGTACTCGACGATCCTGACGTCGGTGCCGCAGCCGGACATCACCTCGCACCTGTCCGGTGCGCCCTACGGCGAGCAGCACCAGGACTTCGACCCGCAGGTCGGCAACTACAGCACCGCGGCGGTCGACGCCTCGGTGAACACCGTCGGCCCGCAACTCACCCTGACCCGCACGTACAACAGCCTGGACCCGCGCAAGGACGGTCTGTTCGGGGCCGGCTGGACGTCCACCTACGACATGAAACTGGTGCCGGACAACGACGGCTCCGGCAACGTCGTGATCACGTACCCGGACGGCCAGCAGGTGCGGTACGGCAAGAACGCCGACGGCAGCTACGCCGCCCCGGCCGGCCGCACGGCGTCGCTGACCCTCGATGCCACGTCCTGGAAGCTGCTCGACAAGTCCGGCACCACCTACCAGTTCTCGACCGCGGGCCGGCTGAACCGGATCACCGACAACGCCGGCCACGCCATCGTCCTGACGTACGACACCAACACCGGCAAGCTGTCCAAGGCCCAGGTGTCCAACAGCCAGACCAACACCGCCGGCCGGTCGCTGAGCTTTGCCTGGACCGGCAACCATGTCACGAGCGTGCAGACCGATCCGGTCAACGGCGCGCCGCTGGCTTGGGCGTACAGCTACACCGGCGACACCTTGACGAAGGTCTGCGGGCCCGGCTCGGCCTGCACGAACTACGGCTACGCCACCGGCTCGCACTACCGCAGCGCCGTGCTGGACTCGCATCCGGAGTCGTACTGGCGGCTGGATGAACCCGACGGTACAGCTGCGGGTAGCGAGGTGTCGGTCAACCTCGGCAAGGACGCCGCCACCTACTCCAACGTCACCCTCGGCGCCGCCGGCGCGTTCGCCGGCACCACCGA containing:
- a CDS encoding RICIN domain-containing protein; protein product: MRKGSWRAGATLAIALLSILVLGPTGIANAGAVSPAQPSAGWFEIVNVNSGKCLDVRTETGLYSNGAHIQQYSCGDAAGQKWWVWDVGNGYYKISNEASGKCLNVVGGWVGWGVPIEQWDCSQATTSATWKIIRVADFPTPVYEFVTQTGGLCLDVPNASTANEVRLQTWGCNGTVAQQFTFR
- a CDS encoding AfsR/SARP family transcriptional regulator translates to MRFRVLGRVEFLDDAEWRRIAAAKWRALLAVLLVERDRVVSNDRIAAELWGERQPKTVDNQIYGYVARLRRLLGAELLVTQSPGYRLHVASADTDAGQFAVLADRGRAALRAGDVEAAARDLDAALRLWRGDPYEDVPLSPMIRADADRLAEARVDALEDWAEAQLARGEHGAVLARLADFVARYPLRERLRQTQMLALYRQGRQAEAIGVYTELRSLLAEELGVDPGSSVQRLYEQIVRADPALAVRQTAVMAPVHQLPPDIPDFTGRADTVARVVDALSAGSESGPPPVAVLVGGPGVGKSSLAVHAAHAVRPRFSDGQLYLDLGGTSARPRDPAMLLAEVLGALGVRGEWVPDDVNARAALYRSLLARRRMLLVLDDASDAGQVRPLLPPNGNCAVLVTTRRSLADLPGARHVELDVFEPEAARELFTAIVGEARVAAEPEHAEAILRACGYLPLAIRISGGKLAGRAKWPLRVLRERLDDESQRLDELRVGESGVRASFELSLRSLPEDAARGFALLGLSCARSVPAWVLGPLLGRSKADEVMDVLLDANLIQVVDTDVTGQLRYQLPSLLRAFAVEVVGTYPTETRRDAVIRLLGAWLYLAERAAEHLPPSLFRPTPGTSVRVAVPVDVQRDPVGWFEAERATALDAVALAAEWGLDELAWELAAAMVSYYDLRSLHQDWSRGHEIALGAVREAGNPRGEAVLLTELAQVQIYRDQFDAAIPNLHRALELYRQLGDRRGEALATGALATIERFRGRHDDALDHAKLALDLVIAAGDRHIEAQLRNGIAVIHLARGSAAEAETWFESALRLSRQTGDVHREAVVLREMSQLSSDRALDYLRAAHDMFEQLGDERCLAYTLLRMGQVYAGRRDGVQTAVVLTRAATWFQRDGDRMGEASCWQLLGELDIGYSNRAAARVHLGRALALWQTFGADEPALSVEARLHELEVG